A portion of the Celeribacter baekdonensis genome contains these proteins:
- a CDS encoding SPFH domain-containing protein, translating to MGIFDFLSGEFIDVIHWTDDTRDTMVWRFEREAHEIKYGAKLTVREGQAAVFVHEGQLADVFSPGLYMLETNNMPILTTLNHWDHGFKSPFKSEVYFVNTTRFSDLKWGTKNPIMCRDPEFGPVRIRAFGTYTVKVSDPALFLTEIVGTDGEFTMDEISFQIRNIIVQAFSRIVAGSGIPVLDMAANTADLGKLVASEITKVVSEYGLIIPEFYIENISLPEAVEAAMDKRTSMGIVGNLDTYMKFNAAEAMGAENSAMASSMGAGMGAGIGMGMATQQGPWGARPATAAAPVAQTPPPPPVEHVWHIAENGQTTGPFSKAEMGQMAAKGALKRASYVWTPGQDGWLQAEDVRELAQLFTIAPPPPPPGA from the coding sequence ATGGGTATTTTCGATTTTCTCTCTGGCGAATTCATTGACGTCATTCATTGGACGGATGACACCCGCGACACGATGGTGTGGCGGTTTGAACGTGAGGCGCATGAGATCAAATACGGGGCCAAACTGACCGTGCGTGAAGGTCAGGCGGCCGTGTTTGTGCATGAAGGTCAATTGGCGGATGTGTTCTCGCCCGGGCTTTATATGTTGGAAACCAACAACATGCCGATCCTCACCACGCTGAACCATTGGGATCATGGGTTCAAATCGCCGTTCAAATCCGAAGTCTATTTCGTCAACACCACACGGTTTTCCGACCTCAAATGGGGCACGAAAAACCCGATCATGTGCCGTGACCCGGAATTTGGCCCCGTACGCATCCGCGCCTTTGGCACCTATACGGTCAAAGTCTCTGATCCGGCGTTGTTTTTGACCGAAATCGTCGGCACAGACGGCGAATTCACCATGGACGAAATCTCCTTCCAAATCCGCAACATCATCGTTCAGGCCTTTAGCCGCATCGTCGCGGGGTCTGGCATTCCGGTGTTGGATATGGCGGCAAATACAGCGGATCTGGGCAAATTGGTGGCCAGTGAGATCACCAAGGTGGTGTCGGAATACGGTCTGATCATCCCGGAATTTTACATTGAAAACATCAGCTTGCCCGAAGCGGTTGAGGCCGCGATGGACAAGCGCACCTCGATGGGCATCGTCGGCAATCTCGACACCTATATGAAATTCAACGCCGCCGAAGCCATGGGCGCGGAAAATTCGGCGATGGCCTCTTCCATGGGCGCAGGTATGGGGGCTGGCATTGGGATGGGGATGGCGACCCAACAAGGACCGTGGGGCGCACGTCCTGCCACCGCCGCTGCGCCTGTCGCTCAAACCCCGCCTCCGCCGCCGGTCGAACATGTTTGGCACATCGCCGAGAATGGGCAGACAACCGGTCCGTTTTCCAAAGCGGAAATGGGTCAGATGGCTGCAAAGGGCGCATTGAAACGCGCCTCTTACGTCTGGACTCCGGGTCAGGACGGGTGGTTACAGGCCGAAGATGTGCGCGAATTGGCGCAGCTTTTCACCATCGCCCCACCGCCGCCGCCGCCGGGTGCCTGA
- a CDS encoding 5-bromo-4-chloroindolyl phosphate hydrolysis family protein, with protein sequence MAQRYGSTYSPEGSPKPSAQSEGTPPPPQHRPFDGKRPSRVGARSNLLFYAGLPLAWKAFTAEPVVMAGYLSALGCLVAAAFLTREGLKAEEAYEARKISRRPAIPRKIFGSALTGLGLGLVGWFGWGALETVIFAGLGTVLHSLAFGFDPLKNKGMDDIDTFQQDRVSKAIDEAEAHLNTMREALSRSGDRAAETRLDAFIKTARDMFRTVEEDPRDLTAARKYLGVYLLGARDATVKYADLWARTKNAEARQDWFALLDDLEQNFTARNEALLLDSKTDLDIEIEVLRDRLAREGIK encoded by the coding sequence ATGGCCCAACGGTATGGTTCGACCTATTCGCCTGAAGGCAGCCCCAAGCCTTCGGCGCAATCGGAGGGCACCCCGCCTCCCCCGCAACATCGCCCCTTTGATGGCAAACGCCCGTCTCGCGTTGGTGCACGCTCCAACCTATTATTCTACGCGGGCCTGCCTTTGGCATGGAAGGCCTTTACCGCCGAACCTGTTGTTATGGCAGGCTATTTGTCGGCCTTGGGATGTCTTGTCGCGGCGGCATTTTTGACCCGTGAAGGGTTGAAAGCCGAAGAGGCCTATGAGGCGCGCAAAATCTCACGCCGCCCGGCGATCCCTCGCAAAATCTTTGGCTCTGCCTTGACCGGGCTTGGCCTTGGCCTTGTTGGCTGGTTCGGCTGGGGCGCTTTGGAAACGGTGATTTTTGCCGGTCTTGGCACCGTGTTGCATAGCCTCGCCTTTGGCTTTGATCCGTTGAAAAACAAAGGCATGGACGACATCGACACGTTTCAACAAGATCGGGTATCCAAAGCGATTGACGAGGCCGAGGCGCATTTGAACACCATGCGCGAGGCCCTTTCGCGCTCTGGCGACCGGGCCGCCGAAACCCGCCTTGATGCGTTTATCAAAACCGCCCGCGATATGTTTCGTACTGTCGAAGAAGACCCGCGCGACCTGACCGCCGCGCGCAAATATCTTGGGGTTTATTTGCTGGGCGCGCGCGATGCGACGGTCAAATATGCCGACCTTTGGGCGCGCACCAAAAACGCTGAGGCGCGTCAGGATTGGTTTGCGTTGCTCGATGATCTTGAACAAAATTTCACCGCGCGCAATGAGGCGTTACTTTTGGACAGTAAGACCGATCTCGACATTGAGATCGAGGTCCTGCGTGACCGACTTGCCCGCGAAGGCATCAAATAA
- a CDS encoding toxic anion resistance protein — translation MSDTTRQKAEATLKDVEAVTAVVLAEPKGELIDPEALANTPLSAEIERAKSEIDMGDTNSIVRFGSGAQAELQEISQAMLEDVRNKDVGPAGDSLRSIVTTIRGFSVSELDVRRKRSWWERLLGRAAPMAKFIARYETIQTQIDKITDNLLTHEHKLLKDIKSLDMLYDKTLNFYDELAIYIAAGELKIKELDENEIPALAAAVDAAPEQDQVIKAQELRDLRAARDDLERRVHDLKLTRQVTMQSLPSIRLVQENDKSLVTKINSTLVNTVPLWETQLAQAVTIQRSTEAAKDIKAATDLTNELLTANAKNLREGNKIVRTEMERGVFDIEAVKTANAELIATIEESLQIADEGKRKRAEAEVELKTMETNLRDTLASAKATGNAAGPSVRS, via the coding sequence ATGTCCGACACCACCCGCCAAAAGGCCGAAGCCACATTGAAAGACGTCGAAGCGGTCACCGCCGTCGTCCTTGCCGAACCCAAAGGCGAGTTGATTGACCCGGAAGCCTTGGCAAACACGCCTTTGAGCGCGGAAATTGAGCGTGCGAAATCCGAGATCGACATGGGGGACACCAATTCCATCGTCCGTTTTGGCTCAGGCGCGCAGGCCGAGTTGCAAGAGATTTCGCAAGCGATGCTGGAAGATGTGCGCAACAAAGATGTGGGGCCTGCGGGCGACTCTTTGCGCTCCATCGTCACCACCATTCGTGGGTTTTCCGTATCTGAGCTTGACGTGCGTCGCAAACGCAGCTGGTGGGAAAGGCTGTTGGGGCGCGCCGCTCCAATGGCGAAATTCATTGCCCGTTATGAGACCATCCAAACCCAGATCGACAAGATCACTGACAATTTGCTGACCCATGAGCACAAGCTGCTCAAAGACATCAAATCGCTCGACATGCTCTACGACAAGACGCTGAATTTCTATGACGAATTGGCGATTTATATCGCGGCGGGTGAGTTGAAAATCAAAGAATTGGATGAGAACGAGATCCCGGCCTTGGCCGCTGCCGTTGACGCTGCGCCCGAACAGGACCAAGTGATCAAAGCGCAGGAATTGCGCGATCTGCGCGCAGCGCGTGACGATTTGGAACGTCGGGTGCATGATCTGAAACTGACCCGTCAGGTGACGATGCAATCCCTGCCCTCGATCCGCTTGGTGCAGGAAAACGACAAATCCCTGGTCACCAAAATCAACTCGACGCTGGTCAACACTGTGCCGCTTTGGGAAACCCAATTGGCCCAGGCCGTGACCATTCAGCGTTCGACCGAAGCCGCGAAAGACATCAAAGCCGCGACGGATCTGACCAACGAACTGTTGACCGCGAATGCCAAAAATCTGCGCGAGGGCAACAAAATCGTACGCACCGAAATGGAACGCGGCGTGTTTGACATCGAGGCTGTGAAAACCGCCAATGCCGAATTGATCGCCACCATCGAGGAAAGCCTTCAGATCGCCGATGAGGGCAAACGCAAACGCGCCGAAGCCGAGGTCGAACTCAAGACCATGGAAACCAATCTGCGCGACACCTTGGCCTCAGCCAAAGCCACGGGCAATGCGGCCGGGCCATCGGTGCGCTCCTGA
- a CDS encoding DUF2927 domain-containing protein, translating to MPALGRTHLTVLGASAVLALSACVSGPVTPPIARPPSQAAQPVLRPDSTTVTPRSTESRLLETYFARVQADLLANDLLRTDGGGPDTPFSARQLAVNFDAIALNDEYTSVGGQFVARTTPSDLHRWDVPVRLGIEFGASVPLEQRQKDRATLNSFAGQLARASGHSVTVSSRPNFNVLVLNEDERRAIGPRLNQLIPGIGSDAIRSVIDMPRSTYCLVVASDPANDGAYRKAVAIIRAENPDLLRRSCFHEEIAQGLGLANDSPRARPSIFNDDEEFALLTRHDEFLLRMLYDPRLAPGMPPEVARPISVVIARELMGEDI from the coding sequence ATGCCTGCCTTGGGCCGGACACATTTAACAGTCCTCGGCGCGAGCGCAGTGCTTGCGTTGTCGGCCTGTGTGTCCGGTCCAGTCACGCCGCCCATTGCCCGCCCGCCCAGCCAAGCGGCGCAACCCGTTTTGCGCCCAGACAGCACAACCGTCACCCCGCGCAGCACGGAAAGCCGTTTGCTTGAGACCTATTTTGCGCGGGTTCAGGCCGATCTTTTGGCCAATGACCTGTTGCGCACGGACGGGGGTGGCCCGGACACACCCTTTTCCGCACGCCAACTTGCGGTGAATTTTGATGCCATCGCGCTCAATGATGAATACACCTCGGTCGGCGGGCAATTTGTGGCCAGAACCACGCCCTCTGATCTGCATCGCTGGGATGTGCCGGTGCGGCTTGGCATTGAATTCGGCGCGTCTGTGCCGCTGGAGCAACGCCAAAAAGATCGTGCGACGCTAAACAGTTTTGCCGGGCAACTGGCGCGTGCCTCGGGGCATTCGGTCACCGTGTCCTCGCGCCCGAACTTCAACGTCTTGGTGCTCAACGAAGACGAACGCCGCGCCATTGGCCCACGTTTGAACCAGCTCATTCCCGGCATCGGATCGGATGCGATCCGCTCTGTTATCGACATGCCGCGCTCGACCTATTGCTTGGTGGTGGCCTCTGATCCGGCCAATGATGGCGCGTATCGCAAGGCCGTGGCGATCATCCGCGCCGAGAACCCGGACTTGCTGCGCCGGTCGTGTTTTCACGAAGAAATCGCCCAAGGTCTGGGGTTGGCCAACGACAGCCCGCGGGCCCGCCCGTCGATTTTCAACGACGACGAAGAATTTGCGTTGCTGACCCGCCATGACGAATTTTTGCTCCGCATGCTCTATGATCCGCGCCTGGCGCCCGGCATGCCCCCCGAAGTTGCCCGCCCGATCTCTGTCGTGATTGCACGCGAGTTGATGGGCGAAGATATTTGA